Proteins from one Pirellulaceae bacterium genomic window:
- a CDS encoding molybdopterin dinucleotide binding domain-containing protein: protein MTHQFILIPGRTSKQGCGISEGKFGENYQSEINALQLNQTDMEEMGLSEGSRVRIKSDHGQIDVAIKAAPKGELPQGLLFIAYGDLSSRLMGGDTHGSGMPTSKGLDVTLQILEETDAPPTD, encoded by the coding sequence ATGACCCATCAATTCATCCTGATCCCTGGCCGCACCAGCAAACAAGGCTGTGGAATAAGCGAGGGGAAATTTGGCGAGAATTATCAGTCAGAGATCAACGCCTTGCAACTCAACCAAACAGACATGGAAGAGATGGGACTTTCCGAGGGAAGCCGCGTTCGCATCAAAAGCGACCATGGGCAAATCGACGTTGCGATCAAAGCAGCACCGAAAGGCGAATTACCGCAGGGCCTTTTATTCATCGCCTACGGTGATCTATCAAGTCGACTCATGGGAGGTGACACTCATGGGTCCGGCATGCCAACGAGCAAAGGCCTCGACGTCACCTTACAGATCCTGGAAGAAACTGACGCACCCCCGACAGACTGA
- a CDS encoding RluA family pseudouridine synthase, protein MQTSQDPKKFRVGQKTVRAGTDLTHDFAYIDKHLLVINKPTGLLSVPGRTPDKQDCLFTRLQPAFDELYVVHRLDRDTSGAMLFARNSETQSALGRMFQRGELAKEYCAWVEGSAQTARGTVDAPIGRVPGAKLPPRYCIDHNAGRAAQTSWAVIETDRHRTRLSLKPVTGRSHQLRVHCQYLGHPIVGDPIYGTPDSRMFLHAHRLDFVHPVSGDMLRVEVPVPF, encoded by the coding sequence GTGCAAACATCCCAGGACCCGAAAAAATTCCGCGTCGGTCAGAAAACCGTTCGAGCCGGCACGGACCTGACACATGACTTTGCCTATATTGACAAACATTTGCTCGTGATCAACAAACCGACCGGTTTACTCAGTGTTCCCGGACGCACACCTGACAAACAAGATTGCTTGTTCACTCGATTACAACCTGCATTTGACGAACTGTATGTGGTTCACCGGCTGGATCGTGATACGTCGGGCGCCATGCTATTCGCCCGCAACTCCGAAACACAATCCGCCTTGGGCCGGATGTTTCAACGGGGAGAATTGGCCAAGGAGTACTGTGCTTGGGTCGAAGGATCTGCCCAAACCGCAAGAGGGACCGTGGATGCACCGATTGGTCGAGTCCCAGGTGCGAAGCTTCCACCACGATATTGCATTGACCACAACGCGGGCCGAGCCGCACAAACCTCCTGGGCAGTCATTGAGACAGACCGTCATCGCACACGTTTGAGTTTGAAACCAGTGACGGGCCGATCTCATCAACTACGAGTTCACTGCCAATATTTAGGCCACCCGATTGTGGGTGATCCGATCTACGGCACGCCAGATTCCCGCATGTTTCTTCACGCGCATCGACTCGACTTCGTCCATCCAGTCAGTGGTGATATGCTGAGGGTAGAGGTTCCTGTACCGTTTTGA